One Brevibacillus choshinensis genomic window carries:
- a CDS encoding TetR/AcrR family transcriptional regulator, translating into MMKISLREKKKAKTKLALLQASLDLSGEHNFRQVLVEEICQQAEISKVTFFKFFPQKEDLLIYFMSVWQAQCYLELADSGKRGWEAVRHIYGKVTKDAQKHPGIMLSLISFLSEQKMHPWVPKLTETELWLLFPERESTEGVAEVTLDCIFGRCVKEIREDGQLVPHVTEEEAVVLLFSIFYGAYLSAHLFRSKDYMAYYEMHLKLLIR; encoded by the coding sequence ATGATGAAGATATCGTTGCGTGAAAAGAAAAAGGCCAAGACGAAGCTGGCATTGCTGCAAGCCAGTCTGGATCTGAGTGGAGAGCACAACTTTCGCCAGGTGCTCGTGGAGGAAATCTGTCAGCAGGCGGAGATCTCGAAAGTCACCTTCTTCAAGTTTTTCCCGCAAAAAGAAGACCTGCTCATTTACTTCATGAGCGTCTGGCAGGCTCAGTGCTACCTAGAGCTCGCGGATTCGGGCAAAAGAGGATGGGAAGCCGTACGTCACATCTATGGAAAAGTGACAAAGGATGCCCAGAAGCACCCCGGCATCATGCTCAGCCTGATCAGCTTTTTGTCGGAACAAAAAATGCACCCATGGGTTCCCAAACTCACGGAAACGGAGCTGTGGCTGTTGTTTCCCGAGCGTGAGTCGACGGAAGGGGTAGCAGAGGTGACGCTGGATTGTATTTTTGGGCGCTGTGTGAAAGAAATCCGTGAAGACGGGCAGCTCGTTCCCCATGTAACCGAGGAAGAAGCTGTGGTGCTGCTGTTCTCCATTTTTTACGGCGCTTACTTATCCGCCCATCTGTTTCGCTCCAAGGACTACATGGCGTATTACGAGATGCACCTCAAATTATTGATCAGGTAG
- a CDS encoding YheC/YheD family protein codes for MSISESKLTKYYVLRASSALAGALPRTRPFSKRALYDYLHRYRKVIAKPASGSGGAGVILISSRGNSSYRVQRGANRRNVSSKSSAYRYLRNKIKTRYLVQKGISLARVNGRPFDVRVMVQRHPGSHWVVTGMLAKVAGRGYIITNVKRSGGRVLPLRTAIARASIRSASTDAIITRLRRIALLAARRLATYYTKQLEFGLDMGIDVNGKVWIIEATFVPISLCFSSSQTNRCTAPSSATSEQPNRNMPCQAIPLMRISHALLTSGMNTEAYEKREAAVIGSLFLFC; via the coding sequence ATGAGCATAAGCGAATCCAAATTGACCAAGTACTATGTCTTGCGTGCAAGCTCTGCACTCGCAGGAGCGTTGCCGCGCACTCGTCCCTTCAGCAAAAGAGCTCTCTATGATTATCTCCATCGGTATCGAAAGGTGATCGCCAAGCCGGCCTCTGGCAGCGGCGGTGCTGGGGTCATCCTGATTTCCAGCCGTGGGAATAGCTCGTACCGTGTGCAGCGTGGAGCCAATCGTCGAAACGTCAGCAGTAAGAGCAGCGCGTATCGATATCTGCGCAATAAGATCAAAACACGCTATCTCGTACAAAAGGGGATCTCCCTCGCTCGCGTCAATGGCCGCCCCTTCGATGTACGCGTCATGGTGCAACGGCATCCGGGTTCCCACTGGGTCGTCACCGGCATGCTTGCCAAAGTCGCTGGCAGGGGCTATATCATCACCAACGTCAAGCGCAGCGGCGGTCGCGTCCTCCCATTGCGCACAGCCATTGCCCGTGCATCCATCCGCTCCGCCTCCACCGATGCCATCATCACCCGTCTGCGCCGTATCGCCTTGCTCGCCGCTAGGAGGCTGGCCACCTACTACACCAAACAGCTCGAATTTGGTCTGGACATGGGCATCGATGTAAACGGCAAGGTATGGATTATCGAAGCGACCTTCGTCCCGATATCTCTCTGTTTCTCAAGCTCTCAGACAAACAGATGTACCGCACCATCGTCAGCTACAAGCGAACAGCCTAATAGAAACATGCCTTGCCAAGCTATTCCCCTTATGCGGATCAGTCACGCTCTCCTCACCAGCGGCATGAATACGGAAGCGTACGAAAAAAGGGAAGCCGCAGTCATCGGCTCCCTTTTCTTGTTTTGTTAG
- a CDS encoding glycosyltransferase family 1 protein, protein MRVCFYCNLIEFKPKGNVLQFFILLRALDRKLDQLSEFERQPYAFECVLPFRFRNGMGGFSFRHIRFFHSEEPIEEIIQRDRRRPYDFIFIRGRNEAVKLLRKKQSLGPKLLFLAIQYNLYDPYIMRRLNYLFRHARVVFFQTEPNAERYRTYQLQKGSYSNQELLRKIQVLPQFVEPMPNPPPARSPSDPLDLIWAGVIRPRYGLPVATKAISLIRKEYPRAKLRVLYPSIVGKYRKRAEKLLRAPGVADHGQKSMWKTKEMIVKSGIGVALLYDNTQDRNPSHSYLSRILEYMGLGVPVLTTRTIGNLSLLGHTYPLFVEDAHDIAFHYAKLCNPVYYQEMSEYVKEHGKRFLADEAVLSFWQVMHDEYRRGI, encoded by the coding sequence GTGAGAGTCTGTTTTTATTGCAATCTCATCGAATTCAAGCCAAAAGGGAACGTTCTGCAGTTTTTCATCCTGTTACGCGCTCTGGATCGCAAGCTCGACCAATTGTCTGAATTCGAACGGCAACCATACGCTTTCGAATGCGTCCTCCCCTTCCGATTTCGCAATGGAATGGGTGGCTTTTCGTTTCGACACATTCGCTTTTTCCATTCGGAAGAACCGATCGAGGAAATCATTCAGCGAGATCGCAGGCGACCGTACGACTTCATCTTCATTCGCGGCCGCAATGAAGCCGTTAAGCTATTGCGGAAAAAGCAGTCCCTGGGACCGAAGCTGCTGTTTTTAGCCATTCAATACAATTTGTACGATCCTTACATCATGCGCCGGCTCAATTATTTGTTCCGCCATGCACGGGTTGTCTTTTTTCAGACAGAACCGAATGCCGAGCGATACCGTACGTATCAGCTCCAAAAAGGCTCCTATTCCAATCAAGAGCTTCTCCGAAAAATACAGGTGCTCCCTCAATTTGTGGAGCCCATGCCCAATCCACCCCCTGCACGCTCGCCTTCCGATCCCCTCGATCTGATTTGGGCAGGAGTCATTCGACCTCGCTACGGCCTTCCCGTCGCTACGAAGGCGATTTCGCTCATCCGCAAAGAGTACCCGAGAGCAAAGCTGCGTGTACTCTATCCCTCGATCGTAGGAAAATATCGAAAACGGGCTGAGAAATTACTGCGTGCCCCAGGGGTCGCCGATCATGGGCAAAAATCCATGTGGAAAACCAAAGAGATGATCGTCAAAAGCGGCATCGGTGTCGCACTCCTCTACGACAATACGCAAGACCGCAACCCTTCCCATTCCTACTTGTCCCGCATTCTGGAGTACATGGGGCTCGGGGTGCCCGTTTTGACCACGCGAACCATCGGCAATCTCTCCCTGCTCGGCCATACCTACCCTCTGTTCGTGGAGGATGCGCATGATATCGCGTTCCACTACGCAAAACTGTGCAATCCCGTTTACTATCAGGAAATGAGCGAGTATGTCAAAGAGCACGGGAAACGCTTTCTCGCTGACGAGGCAGTTCTGTCCTTTTGGCAAGTGATGCATGACGAATACAGACGCGGCATCTAA
- a CDS encoding GntR family transcriptional regulator: MRVSVNESLSIPIHVQLKEQIKTFIHEGVYPPNEALPSASELAGFLRINRDTVQTAYAELELDGYIYSKPGIGVYVHADPPHETERIREAHEWEGEEAAHAKPVVLFVECNVPQAQEYAVELEKATGYVVKPCLIKDLELLGSSIQSGYYDLIVTTFLHVEEVQTIIARLCGENEPKVIACLPESSLQSIKRLQELPAGSKVGIAGTTWLGADNFRQSIVDAGLAHVELLIGSLEYPASLDAIIEAKPDLIVSTSIVTPYLQRLSRFTPIMIEDRCLSAQSVHYIQHYVESKLGIADSLNN; the protein is encoded by the coding sequence ATGAGAGTCTCGGTAAATGAATCCCTTTCCATTCCCATACATGTTCAACTGAAAGAACAGATTAAGACATTTATACACGAGGGTGTGTACCCGCCCAATGAAGCATTGCCCAGCGCAAGTGAGCTGGCTGGCTTTTTGCGCATTAATCGGGATACGGTTCAAACAGCCTACGCGGAGCTGGAGCTGGACGGATATATCTATAGCAAGCCAGGAATAGGCGTATATGTACACGCTGATCCACCTCACGAGACAGAGCGCATCAGGGAAGCACACGAGTGGGAGGGGGAAGAAGCGGCACATGCCAAACCGGTAGTGCTGTTTGTCGAGTGCAATGTCCCCCAGGCACAAGAGTATGCAGTGGAGCTGGAGAAAGCGACTGGTTACGTCGTGAAGCCTTGCCTGATCAAGGACTTGGAATTGCTCGGGAGCAGCATCCAGAGCGGCTACTACGACCTGATCGTGACGACGTTTCTGCACGTAGAAGAAGTCCAGACCATCATCGCACGACTGTGCGGAGAAAATGAACCCAAGGTCATCGCTTGCCTCCCGGAGTCAAGCCTGCAAAGCATCAAGAGGCTGCAGGAGTTGCCTGCAGGGAGCAAGGTGGGGATCGCGGGAACGACGTGGCTGGGAGCGGATAATTTTCGCCAATCGATCGTCGATGCGGGATTGGCCCATGTGGAGCTGCTCATCGGCTCGCTGGAATATCCGGCTTCTCTGGATGCGATTATCGAGGCCAAGCCTGATCTGATCGTCAGTACGAGTATCGTTACCCCTTATTTGCAGCGTCTCTCCCGCTTTACGCCAATTATGATAGAGGATCGTTGTCTCAGTGCCCAATCGGTACACTATATCCAGCACTATGTGGAAAGCAAGCTGGGAATAGCTGATAGCCTCAACAATTGA
- a CDS encoding DUF4188 domain-containing protein: MAKVVPGRFTAHLDGPFVVFIIGMRVNKLLAFHKWVPVASAMGGMLKELHEHPELGFLGSTAHFNSRELTQIQYWRSYEHLEHYARNSHNHLTAWRKFNQSVGTDGTVGIFHETYLVEAGKYECLYGNMPVWGLAKAGEHVPAVGKRETARRRLGGENEPAVPTPPQ; this comes from the coding sequence ATGGCAAAAGTAGTACCTGGAAGATTCACGGCTCATTTGGATGGACCTTTTGTCGTGTTTATTATCGGCATGCGTGTGAACAAGTTGCTTGCGTTTCACAAGTGGGTGCCTGTCGCGTCTGCCATGGGCGGGATGCTCAAAGAACTGCATGAGCATCCCGAGCTTGGGTTTTTGGGGAGTACCGCACATTTCAATTCGCGCGAGCTCACCCAGATCCAATACTGGCGCTCCTATGAGCATCTGGAACATTATGCGAGAAATAGTCACAATCATTTGACAGCATGGAGGAAGTTCAATCAGTCGGTAGGGACTGACGGGACAGTCGGGATCTTTCACGAAACGTATTTGGTGGAGGCGGGAAAATACGAGTGTCTATACGGAAACATGCCGGTATGGGGATTGGCCAAGGCAGGGGAGCATGTACCGGCAGTGGGGAAAAGGGAAACGGCAAGGAGACGCCTGGGGGGAGAGAATGAACCAGCTGTACCGACGCCCCCACAATGA
- a CDS encoding aldo/keto reductase — MATQITDSSVLNNGVKMPWLGLGVWKVKDGDEVTLAVRSAIEAGYRSIDTAAVYGNEVGVGEGIRQSGIDRDQLFITTKVWNADQGYDSTLKAFDESVKKLGIETLDLYLIHWPVKGKYVETWKALEKLYRDGYVRAIGVSNFHSHHLEDLRQNSEITPVVNQVEYHPLLTQRELLAYCREHRIQMEAWSPLMQGNLDHPLLVELGQKYGKSPAQIVIRWDLDNQVVTIPKSITPERIRQNADVFDFSLDAEDVEKINALNENRRFGADPDNFNF, encoded by the coding sequence ATGGCAACACAGATCACGGATAGTTCGGTATTGAACAACGGGGTGAAGATGCCTTGGTTAGGTCTGGGTGTCTGGAAGGTGAAGGACGGAGACGAAGTAACACTCGCAGTCCGTTCTGCCATCGAAGCGGGTTACCGCAGCATCGACACGGCTGCTGTCTATGGCAATGAGGTCGGCGTTGGTGAGGGAATCCGTCAATCAGGAATCGATCGGGATCAGCTGTTCATCACAACCAAGGTGTGGAATGCCGATCAAGGCTATGATTCCACACTGAAAGCTTTTGATGAGAGTGTGAAAAAACTCGGTATCGAGACACTCGATTTGTATCTGATCCACTGGCCAGTCAAAGGCAAGTACGTAGAAACGTGGAAAGCACTGGAGAAGCTGTACCGAGACGGTTATGTACGCGCGATCGGAGTCAGCAACTTCCACAGCCATCATTTGGAGGATTTGCGTCAAAACAGCGAAATCACTCCGGTTGTCAACCAGGTCGAATACCATCCTCTGCTGACCCAGAGAGAGCTGCTTGCTTACTGCCGGGAGCATCGCATCCAGATGGAAGCGTGGAGCCCATTGATGCAAGGAAATCTCGATCATCCACTGCTCGTGGAGCTGGGGCAAAAGTACGGAAAATCTCCAGCGCAGATTGTCATTCGCTGGGATTTGGACAATCAGGTCGTGACCATTCCCAAATCGATCACACCAGAGCGGATTCGTCAAAACGCAGATGTGTTTGACTTTTCACTCGATGCAGAAGATGTGGAAAAAATCAATGCGCTTAATGAAAACAGACGTTTTGGGGCTGACCCGGACAATTTCAATTTCTAA
- a CDS encoding DUF421 domain-containing protein: protein MSWTLIWQAVGVIVIGTLLLRIAGRKSISQMTMAQVIVMIGLGTLIIQPITGNGYWPTFLLAAVLVMVMIVMEYLEIKSNGFETFITGKAVTVIENGQLNEGNMRKLRLTADKLEMRLRQAGISSISDIEWATIEVSGNLGYQLKLEKQPATKEDIQRLIAILENRIPDTEPFVPNNIFSEIKHGHQNPHPTNLQ, encoded by the coding sequence ATGAGTTGGACTCTTATTTGGCAGGCCGTAGGTGTAATTGTAATCGGAACTCTTTTGTTACGAATTGCAGGTAGAAAATCGATTTCCCAAATGACAATGGCACAGGTAATCGTTATGATCGGTCTTGGGACTTTGATCATCCAACCGATAACTGGTAATGGTTACTGGCCAACCTTCCTTTTAGCAGCCGTCTTGGTAATGGTCATGATCGTGATGGAATACCTCGAGATCAAATCTAACGGATTCGAAACTTTTATTACTGGCAAGGCAGTTACTGTCATTGAGAATGGGCAACTGAATGAAGGCAATATGCGCAAACTCAGACTAACAGCTGATAAGCTCGAAATGAGACTGCGACAAGCTGGAATATCAAGCATCTCTGACATTGAATGGGCTACAATCGAAGTCAGTGGAAACTTAGGCTACCAGCTTAAATTGGAAAAGCAGCCTGCCACCAAAGAAGATATCCAGAGGTTAATCGCTATTCTCGAGAATCGAATCCCCGATACAGAGCCCTTTGTACCAAATAACATTTTTTCAGAAATTAAGCATGGGCATCAAAATCCACACCCCACCAATCTCCAGTAA
- a CDS encoding spore germination protein — protein sequence MNLFWNAWKNRKERVQSAFLDAHTNKSMENVPDIVLSADLNENIALIEQQLKCDDLVARRFVVKSGAEGIIFFIDGMIDRNIVSDSIIRHMTSLNSTYDLPTTNELESTTSLRQVIRNILSGSAVLLLDGHREAFLNNARGWERRKVEEPLTESVVRGPRDGFCETLCVNSALIRIRLKDPKLRLRHLVVGQRSQTDVYVMYIEGVIDPRIVEDVLNRIDSINADAVLESGFLEHMIEDSTWSPFPQMQNTERPDKVVANLLEGKVAILVDGTPFVLVVPTVFSQFYQSPEDYYERFYIASLVRFIRFVSLNLSMLLPSLYISFSSFHPEMIPSRLVMAMTAGRSTVPFPSLVEAFIMETAMEILREASARLPRPIGPTIGIVGALVIGTSAVKAGLVSPVMVIIVALTTIASFTSPSYSAAIATRVLRFPLMIMAGIFGLYGIMLFLLLVTVHLASLKSFGVTYFSPLSPLNLRGLKDFILRVPLQLMKTRPAMFHPVDKIRIKKGDQQR from the coding sequence ATGAATTTGTTTTGGAATGCTTGGAAAAATCGCAAAGAGAGAGTGCAAAGTGCGTTCTTGGATGCCCATACGAACAAGAGTATGGAAAATGTGCCAGACATCGTCCTTTCTGCTGACTTGAACGAAAACATTGCGTTAATTGAGCAGCAGTTAAAGTGTGATGATCTGGTTGCCCGCCGTTTTGTGGTGAAGTCGGGTGCGGAAGGCATCATTTTTTTTATTGATGGTATGATTGATCGAAACATAGTAAGCGATAGCATTATACGGCACATGACGTCTTTGAACAGTACATACGATTTGCCGACAACCAACGAATTGGAGTCCACGACCAGCTTAAGGCAGGTCATACGGAACATTTTGTCCGGATCCGCCGTGCTTCTACTTGACGGACATCGAGAAGCTTTTTTAAATAATGCACGAGGCTGGGAGCGCAGGAAAGTAGAAGAACCGCTTACTGAGTCTGTAGTACGCGGTCCACGTGACGGATTTTGCGAGACGTTGTGCGTGAACTCGGCGTTAATACGCATTCGGTTGAAGGATCCAAAGTTACGATTGCGTCACTTAGTGGTTGGACAGCGCTCACAGACAGACGTCTATGTGATGTATATAGAAGGAGTAATCGACCCTCGTATTGTTGAAGACGTACTGAATCGTATAGATTCCATCAACGCGGATGCTGTGTTGGAGAGTGGATTTCTCGAGCATATGATTGAAGATAGTACATGGTCTCCGTTCCCGCAGATGCAAAATACCGAACGCCCTGACAAAGTGGTCGCCAATCTGCTGGAAGGAAAAGTAGCCATTTTAGTTGACGGAACGCCTTTTGTCCTCGTTGTACCCACCGTATTCTCCCAGTTTTATCAGAGCCCTGAAGATTACTACGAGCGATTTTACATAGCCTCTCTTGTCCGCTTCATCCGTTTCGTAAGCTTAAACCTATCCATGCTATTGCCATCTTTATACATTTCTTTTAGTTCTTTTCATCCGGAAATGATACCATCCCGTTTGGTTATGGCCATGACAGCTGGTCGGTCTACCGTGCCCTTCCCCTCGTTGGTAGAGGCTTTTATCATGGAGACCGCAATGGAAATCCTACGGGAAGCAAGCGCTAGACTTCCAAGGCCGATCGGACCCACAATAGGAATTGTTGGTGCTCTCGTCATTGGGACTTCGGCTGTAAAGGCTGGGTTGGTCAGCCCTGTAATGGTAATCATCGTTGCACTCACGACAATAGCATCCTTTACATCCCCGAGCTACAGTGCAGCAATTGCCACACGAGTGCTTAGGTTTCCTTTGATGATTATGGCAGGGATTTTTGGGCTTTATGGAATCATGTTGTTTCTGCTCCTCGTTACAGTCCATCTTGCCTCTCTCAAATCGTTTGGAGTGACATACTTCTCTCCATTAAGTCCCTTAAATCTAAGGGGATTGAAGGATTTTATCCTTCGTGTTCCACTGCAATTAATGAAAACACGACCAGCTATGTTTCATCCAGTAGATAAGATCCGAATAAAAAAAGGGGATCAACAACGATAG
- a CDS encoding CD3324 family protein, protein MKYINAEKMLPKELLRSIQEYTQGSYLYIPVREEDKKQWGECTQSKKLVQERNEAIVSANHSGVPVKTLAQLYHLTEHSIRRIIRGHR, encoded by the coding sequence ATGAAATACATCAATGCAGAAAAAATGCTGCCGAAAGAATTGCTTCGCAGCATTCAGGAATATACGCAAGGCAGCTATTTGTACATCCCTGTCCGCGAAGAGGATAAAAAGCAATGGGGAGAGTGTACCCAGTCGAAGAAATTAGTCCAGGAGCGAAATGAAGCGATCGTTTCGGCGAATCACTCCGGCGTGCCCGTCAAAACGCTCGCCCAGCTCTATCATCTGACGGAGCACAGCATCCGCAGAATCATCCGCGGACATCGTTAA
- a CDS encoding MBL fold metallo-hydrolase, translating to MSVLHLLPIDRTWNGQTQTITPVLLRDWDETILVDCGYPDQIQQIAEAAGQYDIQLDSLTKLIITHHDVDHIGSMAALKRLVPRIEIIAHELDVPYVEGTKRSLRVEQAEASLDVLPEAEKPGAEAFIRFLQSVEPAAVDRAVSHGERLPWCGGIEIVHTPGHMPGHISLYLPAAKTLIAGDAVVMEGGQLAIANPQYTLDMEAAIRSIQLLLEYDIEQIVCYHGGRFQGDAKQALRQLIHACMKAEVNDDETKQIR from the coding sequence ATGAGCGTGTTGCATCTGCTCCCTATTGATCGTACGTGGAACGGACAGACCCAGACGATTACCCCAGTGCTTTTGCGGGATTGGGACGAAACGATTCTCGTGGATTGCGGCTATCCGGATCAAATCCAGCAGATTGCGGAAGCTGCTGGTCAGTATGACATCCAGCTCGATTCCCTAACCAAATTGATCATCACTCACCACGATGTCGATCACATCGGGTCCATGGCGGCACTAAAAAGATTGGTTCCACGCATAGAAATCATCGCGCATGAGCTGGATGTGCCCTATGTGGAAGGAACGAAAAGGTCGCTTCGAGTGGAACAGGCCGAAGCATCCCTGGATGTACTGCCAGAAGCGGAAAAGCCGGGAGCGGAAGCGTTCATCCGGTTTTTGCAGTCAGTCGAGCCGGCAGCCGTCGATCGAGCGGTTTCTCACGGAGAAAGGCTGCCTTGGTGCGGCGGCATCGAGATCGTTCACACTCCAGGGCATATGCCTGGCCATATTTCCTTGTATCTTCCCGCTGCCAAAACGCTGATCGCAGGAGACGCAGTCGTGATGGAGGGAGGACAGCTTGCCATCGCCAATCCTCAGTACACCTTGGATATGGAAGCCGCCATCCGCTCGATCCAGCTTTTACTGGAATACGACATCGAACAGATCGTATGCTATCACGGTGGACGGTTTCAAGGCGATGCGAAGCAGGCTCTCCGCCAGCTCATTCATGCCTGCATGAAAGCAGAGGTGAACGATGATGAAACAAAACAAATACGATGA
- a CDS encoding YkvA family protein — MTKESAAFQQIKSKARLLKREAFVLYFAYKDHRVAWYAKLFAICVVAYAFSPIDLIPDFIPILGYLDDIILVPFGVWIALKLIPDEVVRDCRAKAEDLMSKGKPKNWFMGMLFIALWVVCGIWISWYCYRWLLS; from the coding sequence ATGACGAAAGAATCAGCAGCATTTCAACAGATAAAGAGTAAAGCTAGATTATTGAAGCGAGAGGCATTTGTTCTTTATTTCGCATACAAAGATCACCGAGTTGCTTGGTATGCTAAGCTTTTTGCGATTTGTGTAGTGGCCTATGCATTCAGTCCGATCGATTTAATACCCGATTTCATTCCTATCCTAGGCTATTTGGACGACATCATCCTCGTTCCTTTCGGTGTGTGGATCGCCCTGAAGCTAATACCTGATGAGGTTGTCAGAGATTGTCGAGCAAAAGCCGAGGATTTAATGTCGAAGGGCAAACCGAAAAACTGGTTCATGGGTATGCTTTTTATTGCCTTATGGGTAGTCTGCGGAATATGGATATCATGGTATTGCTACAGATGGCTCCTTTCCTAA
- a CDS encoding CBO0543 family protein: MHVTLILWSIFAAWRWGDWKHWKKYHATMLFMALSSAMYDVLVNDGSYYLWRYVGNNYFSEEMASLLYTCVAFPATALLFLSNFPDERWQQLLHIGKYVAIYVCLEIIGLYFGTISHAHSWNMWWSTVFNLAMFSILRLHFTRPLIAYVVSLAIATYLMIHFQVSLWDSE; this comes from the coding sequence ATGCATGTGACCCTTATCCTCTGGTCTATCTTTGCTGCCTGGCGTTGGGGCGACTGGAAACATTGGAAAAAGTACCACGCCACCATGCTCTTCATGGCCTTATCGAGCGCCATGTACGATGTCCTTGTGAACGACGGCTCCTATTACTTATGGAGGTACGTAGGAAACAATTACTTCAGTGAAGAAATGGCCAGCCTTCTGTATACGTGCGTTGCCTTTCCCGCAACAGCCTTGCTGTTTCTGTCCAATTTCCCCGACGAGAGATGGCAGCAGCTCCTGCACATCGGCAAATACGTAGCCATCTATGTTTGCCTGGAGATCATCGGCCTGTACTTCGGCACCATCTCCCATGCCCACTCCTGGAATATGTGGTGGTCCACCGTGTTCAATCTGGCGATGTTCTCGATCCTGCGGCTGCATTTTACCAGACCCTTGATTGCCTACGTCGTTTCCTTGGCAATCGCCACCTATCTCATGATCCATTTCCAAGTCTCTTTGTGGGACAGCGAATAA
- a CDS encoding pyridoxamine 5'-phosphate oxidase family protein, producing the protein MHGFDIFQGVITEESQLRELLGEPSRLVQNKSISYLDEHCRDFLARAPFLILSTADTEGNCDASPRGDAPGFVYVLDDRHLVIPERPGNKRMDSLRNILANPHVGLIFMIPTLEETLRINGRACVIRDAKVLEKMAVNGKVPTIGIGVQVEECYVHCAKAFMRSGLWNPEKWPAPESVPNMAQVLADHVKLPGVTAKEVAIGLEDSYKNRLY; encoded by the coding sequence TTGCACGGATTCGATATCTTTCAGGGAGTCATTACGGAAGAATCGCAGCTTCGAGAGCTGCTCGGTGAACCTAGTCGTCTGGTACAGAACAAATCGATCAGCTATTTGGATGAGCATTGCCGCGATTTTCTCGCAAGAGCACCGTTCCTCATCCTTTCGACGGCAGACACGGAGGGCAACTGCGATGCATCCCCTCGGGGAGATGCTCCTGGTTTTGTATACGTTCTCGATGATCGGCATCTGGTCATTCCCGAGCGTCCAGGAAACAAGCGCATGGATTCGCTCCGAAATATTCTGGCAAACCCGCATGTCGGTTTGATTTTTATGATACCGACTTTGGAGGAGACGCTGCGCATCAATGGGCGTGCTTGTGTGATTCGCGATGCAAAGGTGCTTGAAAAAATGGCTGTGAACGGAAAAGTGCCGACGATTGGAATCGGCGTGCAGGTAGAAGAGTGCTACGTGCATTGCGCAAAGGCATTCATGCGCTCCGGACTGTGGAATCCTGAAAAATGGCCAGCGCCCGAGTCCGTTCCGAATATGGCGCAGGTCCTGGCAGATCATGTGAAGCTTCCAGGGGTGACGGCAAAAGAAGTGGCGATCGGTCTGGAAGATAGCTATAAAAATCGTCTGTACTAG
- a CDS encoding IclR family transcriptional regulator has translation MEEQKANVRAVERALDILLCFTDDTDLGLSEISSRLSLHKSTVHRLLATLENKGFLIRDVQTEKYRLGFRIWELSANLTHNDDPATMLLPEMERLRDLVEETISLYVRDGNERIRIQAVQSKQPIRRVAPIGARMPLTVGASSKVLVAYADESVAQALLQDPDWPDFVSRESYVEQLEQIKQQGFATSVEERELGTAAVAAPIFNRNGQLVASIAASGPSNRLTPEKMSQYAPYIMEAAYRMGKMMK, from the coding sequence ATGGAAGAACAAAAAGCAAACGTGCGGGCGGTCGAACGGGCTCTGGATATCCTGCTCTGTTTTACGGATGACACCGATTTGGGTCTCAGTGAGATCTCCAGTCGACTCTCGTTGCATAAAAGCACGGTGCATCGTTTGCTGGCAACGTTGGAAAACAAAGGCTTTCTCATCAGAGATGTCCAAACAGAGAAATATCGTCTCGGCTTTCGAATCTGGGAATTGTCTGCGAACCTGACTCATAATGATGATCCTGCCACCATGCTGCTGCCAGAGATGGAAAGGCTGCGCGATTTGGTGGAAGAAACCATCAGCCTGTACGTGCGGGATGGAAATGAGCGGATTCGCATTCAGGCTGTGCAAAGCAAGCAGCCAATCCGCAGGGTTGCCCCGATTGGAGCGCGCATGCCACTGACTGTGGGAGCGTCCAGCAAGGTATTGGTAGCGTATGCGGATGAGTCTGTCGCGCAGGCGCTTCTGCAGGACCCGGATTGGCCGGACTTTGTGAGCCGAGAATCCTACGTAGAGCAGCTGGAGCAAATCAAACAGCAAGGATTCGCTACGAGCGTCGAGGAGCGGGAGCTCGGAACCGCTGCGGTAGCCGCTCCGATCTTTAATCGAAACGGTCAATTGGTGGCATCGATCGCGGCATCAGGTCCATCCAATCGACTGACGCCGGAAAAAATGAGTCAGTACGCTCCTTACATCATGGAAGCAGCGTACCGCATGGGGAAAATGATGAAATAG